In Rhodococcus sp. OK302, one genomic interval encodes:
- a CDS encoding YuzF family protein, whose translation MKLALSEFKNSKATIRIIMSDGAKLNGTVKDFTEDTLVLHSPNGVYYINPAHIVRLFEPSDRAAK comes from the coding sequence ATGAAGCTTGCACTCTCTGAATTCAAGAACTCCAAGGCCACTATCCGCATCATCATGTCCGATGGCGCGAAGCTCAACGGCACCGTCAAGGACTTCACGGAGGACACGTTGGTCCTCCACTCCCCCAACGGGGTCTACTACATCAACCCGGCCCACATCGTGCGCCTGTTCGAGCCCTCGGACCGCGCAGCGAAGTAG